The Ramlibacter sp. PS4R-6 nucleotide sequence CGGGATCTGCTCGCCGTGCATCTCCAGGCTGAAGCGGTTGCTGCGGTTGCGCAGGATGACCGAGGGGAACTTGCGGTCGGCCAGCGTGCGCTTGGTGATCCAGTGCGCCAGGAACCCGCAGGTGTCGATGGGGTCGGACACCACGTTCCACAGGTGCCGCGCATGCAGGCCCAGCGTGGGCTCGGTGCCGTCGTTCAGCCGCTTGCCGTATTCGTAGCTGATGAACTTGCGCGCGAGGAACAGGCCCGACAACACGCCGTTGCGGTGGCGCGGGTCGGTGATGCGCGGGAAGTGCAGCCGCGCGACCGCGTTGGCCAGGCCGTGGCGGCGCTGCTCGTCCTCGCGGATGGCGATGCGGCGGCGGCAGTAGATGCCTTCGGGCGAGACCTCGTAGCCGTGGCGCACGTTGGCGGTGGGCCCGTGGATCACGAGCGAGCCGACGTTGCCCGCGATGTGGCACATGTAGTAGCGGCCGACCACGTCGTGTTCGTTGCCGATGCCCGCCGGGGCGACGTCGTTGGAGGCGAGCAACAGGCGCGCCGTCTCCAGCCCGCCGGCCGCGATCACGGTGCTGCGCGCCTCGATGAAAAAGCGCGTGCCTTCCAGCGTCGTCACCTCGACTTCGCGCACCGTGCGGCCATGCGGCACCAGTTTCAGGCCCGTGCAATTGGCGCCCAGTAGCACGCGGATGTCGCTGGCCACGCGCAGTCGGCGCGCGTAGCGGTGGCCGAAGTGGGTCGGGCAGGAAAAGCGCTCCAGGCCGTCGGTGCGCACCACGCTGCTCTCGAAGCCGCGGAACATGGGCGGCACGTCGCCGAACGCGTCCTTGTCGGTGTACGCGAAACGGCCCGCCTCGGCGAGCTTGTTGGCCTCGGGATAGAAGGGCGCCAGCTCGTCGATCGAGATCGGCCACCCGCTGCCGGGCACCCAGGCGCGCTTCTCGAAGTCGATGGCGTCGAAGGGCATGCAGCGGCCGCCCCAGATCGCCGTGGAGCCGCCGAAGCGGCGCTGGCGGTACTTGTCGGGCGGGCTGTGCAGCTTCTCGTCGGCGACTTCGCCGTCGTAGAGCGACTGCGTGGCCGCGTGCAGGTCGACCTGCCCGGATTCGAGCAGCACGATGTCCAGCCCCTGGCCGGACAGCGACAGCGCCAGCGAGATGCCGGCCGCGCCGGCGCCGACGATGCAGACGTCGGCCTTCAGCCGCGTCCCGTTGCCGATGCCGTTCGCATCCTGGATCACTCGGCCAGCTCCTGCGCCTGCGGCAGGTGCCCCGAGATGCCGAAGTGGCGCTGGTGCACGCGCGAGACGCTGGTGAAGAAGCGCTGAAGCGAGAACTGCTGCTCGTACAGGCGGCGGCCTGCGCGGCCCAGGCGCAGCAGCCGCTCGTCGTCGTTCAGCACGGTGCCCAGCGTCTCGGCGAGCTTGCCCGCATCGCCGACGGGCACGAAGCAGGCGTTCTCGCCGTCGGTGAGCACCGTGGGCAGTTCGCCCACCGGCGTGCACACCACGGCGACGCCGCGGCCCAGCGCCTCCAGCACCACCAGCGGGAGCACCTCGTCGTGCGAGGGCAGCACCAGCAGGTCGGACTTCGCCAGCAGCTCGTCCACCTTCTCCTGGTCGCACCAGCCCGCGAACTTCACGAAGGAGGAGATGCCCAGCGCGTTGGCCATGGTTTCGTAGCGCGCGATGTCGCCGTTGCCGGCCAGCGTGACTTCGACCTTCTCGCGGTCCAGCGGCGCGAGGGCCAGAGCCTGCAGCAGGTCCGACACGCCCTTGGGTTCGCACAGGCGCCCCACGAACAGCGCGCGGCGGATGCCGTCGGCGGCGATCCGGCGCTCGGGCGCCTGCGCCGGGCCGGGCACGCCGTTGATCACGATGTCCACCTTCTTCGGGTTCACGCCGAGCTCCTCGACGACGAACTTGCGCGGGCCGGAGCCGATGACGATCACGGTGGAAGCCAGCGAGAACATCCAGCGCACCACGTCCTGCGCGAAGAGCGGCAGGGAGCGGTAGAAGGTCTTGGTCTGCGCATGCAGGTGGATGACCACGGGCACGCGCAGCACGAAGCAGGTCGTGACGATCAGGCCCTTGCGCACCATCGACAGGCGCTCGGCCATGTTGACGTGCACGCCGGCCAGGCCGCCCGAGAGCTTGCCGCGGGCGATCTGCCAGAGCGCCTTGCCCAGCGAGATGAAGGACGTCCACGCCTTCCCGGGCCCGCGCGTGTCGAGCGGGCGCAGCTGCGCGGCGTGCTCGGGGGTGTCGGGCGCCTGCGCCTGGATCAGGTAGTCGGCCACCTTGTACATGCCGCCGCCCGCCGGCGACCAGGGCACGGCGATGTAGATGAAGCGATCGGTGTGCGCGGCCTGCGCCGGCAGCACGAGGGTTTCGGTATCGATGGGGGTCGGTTGGGTCATTTCGGGGTTCAGGCGTGGCTCTGGCGGCGTTCGGCTTCGGTGACCTGCGGCGGTTCGTGCAGCACCACGCTGGCGATGCGCGAGCGCGGCGGCACGCGGCGGCGCAGGAGGCCCTGCACGAGGCCGGCGGCGTTGAAGCACCACGACACCACGGAGTAGGTGGCGCGGGCGATGGACCGTTTCTTCACGGCCATCGCGGCGAAGGGGAAGGCGGCGATCGCGGCGAAGGCGATCGCGCGCGCGGCCAGGGGGATGGGCCAGAAGAGGACGCTGGCCAGCACCGCCCACCACACGAGCACGGCGGTGTAGATGCGCAGCTCGCGCAGGTTGCGCAGCACCAGCTTCAGGTGCGGGCGGCCGATGGCGCCGCGCACCAGCTCGCCCAGGCCGCAGACGTACTTGGAGCGCCAGCGGCGGCGCAGCAGCGCATAAGGCGGGGCGTCGTGGCCGTAGTGCGTGACCGAGGGCACCGGCAGGCGGAACAGCTTCCAGCCCATGGCCCGCAGCCGCGCGCCGACGTCGAATTCCTCGTAGCTGTGCAGGTTGCGGTCGCAGAAGTAGCCCGACTCCTCGATCGCCAGGCGCCGGTACAGGCCGCCGCCGTCGAGGCGGTCCACCTCGCCGGGCTGCAGGTGCGAATGGTTGCGCAGGGCGCGCTCGCGATATTCGAGGCTTTCGGTATTCAGCTCGACCAGCCGGCCGCTGACGCCGCCCGCTTCGGGGTGCTGCGCGAGGAACGAGAGGGCTTCCTCGAGGAAGCCCTCGACCATCTTCATGTCGCCGTCGAGGATGTAGACGTACTCGCCGCGTGCGTGCTGGTAGCCCAGTTGCGGGCCGGCGCCGCAGCAGCGCTCGGCCGCGTTGGCGAACTGCACGATGCGGATCGGGTACTGCGAGGCGAGCTCCACCGTGCGGTCGCTCGAGCAGCTGTCGGCCAGGATCACCTCGCCGCCCACGCGCGCCACGGCGGCCAGGCTGCTTTCGATGGCGGCGGCGATGTTCTTCTCTTCGTTCAGCGCCTTGATGACGATGGAGACGGTGCACATGGTCATGGGAGCGTCCCCTGCTGCGCGAAGGCTTCGGCGGCACGCAGGCGCCAGCGCTGCCAGGCGCCGGCCAACTGCGCCGGCACCATCAGCATGCAGAACGTGATCTGCCAGCGGCGGCCCGTGGCGGCATAGCGCGCGTCCCACAGCCACTTGAGCGCCTCGCGGCGCTTGCCGGCGGCCAGTGCGTCGCGCGCGATGGTGATGCTCTGCTGCGCCACGAACCACAGCGCCGAGTGGCGGTGGCGCGCCGGAATCTCGCCACGCAGCGCGCGGTCGCGCATGCGGTGCAGGAAGGGCGCGAGCGTGTCGAAGCGGCCCTTGCCCGTCAG carries:
- a CDS encoding glycosyltransferase family 2 protein — encoded protein: MTMCTVSIVIKALNEEKNIAAAIESSLAAVARVGGEVILADSCSSDRTVELASQYPIRIVQFANAAERCCGAGPQLGYQHARGEYVYILDGDMKMVEGFLEEALSFLAQHPEAGGVSGRLVELNTESLEYRERALRNHSHLQPGEVDRLDGGGLYRRLAIEESGYFCDRNLHSYEEFDVGARLRAMGWKLFRLPVPSVTHYGHDAPPYALLRRRWRSKYVCGLGELVRGAIGRPHLKLVLRNLRELRIYTAVLVWWAVLASVLFWPIPLAARAIAFAAIAAFPFAAMAVKKRSIARATYSVVSWCFNAAGLVQGLLRRRVPPRSRIASVVLHEPPQVTEAERRQSHA
- a CDS encoding GMC family oxidoreductase; its protein translation is MIQDANGIGNGTRLKADVCIVGAGAAGISLALSLSGQGLDIVLLESGQVDLHAATQSLYDGEVADEKLHSPPDKYRQRRFGGSTAIWGGRCMPFDAIDFEKRAWVPGSGWPISIDELAPFYPEANKLAEAGRFAYTDKDAFGDVPPMFRGFESSVVRTDGLERFSCPTHFGHRYARRLRVASDIRVLLGANCTGLKLVPHGRTVREVEVTTLEGTRFFIEARSTVIAAGGLETARLLLASNDVAPAGIGNEHDVVGRYYMCHIAGNVGSLVIHGPTANVRHGYEVSPEGIYCRRRIAIREDEQRRHGLANAVARLHFPRITDPRHRNGVLSGLFLARKFISYEYGKRLNDGTEPTLGLHARHLWNVVSDPIDTCGFLAHWITKRTLADRKFPSVILRNRSNRFSLEMHGEQIPRAHSRVTLGGKCDTLGLPQLRVDWNYGSDDIESVRRTLDLIAQEVKRTGVGELTYDAATLEEDLMRFGAYGGHHIGTARMGSDPRTSVVDANCRVHSVNNLYVAGSAAFPTSSQANPTLTLIALSLRLGRHLGERLSRKAVAVVGEEVLA
- a CDS encoding glycosyltransferase family 4 protein, with amino-acid sequence MTQPTPIDTETLVLPAQAAHTDRFIYIAVPWSPAGGGMYKVADYLIQAQAPDTPEHAAQLRPLDTRGPGKAWTSFISLGKALWQIARGKLSGGLAGVHVNMAERLSMVRKGLIVTTCFVLRVPVVIHLHAQTKTFYRSLPLFAQDVVRWMFSLASTVIVIGSGPRKFVVEELGVNPKKVDIVINGVPGPAQAPERRIAADGIRRALFVGRLCEPKGVSDLLQALALAPLDREKVEVTLAGNGDIARYETMANALGISSFVKFAGWCDQEKVDELLAKSDLLVLPSHDEVLPLVVLEALGRGVAVVCTPVGELPTVLTDGENACFVPVGDAGKLAETLGTVLNDDERLLRLGRAGRRLYEQQFSLQRFFTSVSRVHQRHFGISGHLPQAQELAE